A portion of the bacterium genome contains these proteins:
- a CDS encoding DUF4062 domain-containing protein: MEKVKIMVSSTQDDLQAERDAAQEVIEKLGHKCLRSETHPCFGESPCNVCLEMAKTCHIYIGIFGKRYGFVPEGEEISITELEYRRAREHHPSKILVYIKEEEEYEDAQANFLEEVQNFKMGYFRRPKFKSAEELKPQIRADVRYWICMKIAESFDKDKKIQILTAENAYLNEALEVYKRTT, translated from the coding sequence ATGGAAAAGGTCAAGATTATGGTTAGCTCGACCCAGGATGATCTACAGGCAGAAAGGGACGCTGCCCAAGAGGTCATTGAGAAGCTCGGCCATAAGTGTCTTAGATCGGAAACCCATCCTTGCTTTGGGGAGAGCCCCTGCAACGTTTGTCTCGAGATGGCGAAAACTTGCCATATCTACATAGGGATTTTCGGCAAGAGATATGGCTTTGTGCCTGAAGGCGAGGAAATTTCCATTACAGAGCTTGAATATCGGCGGGCTCGCGAGCATCACCCATCAAAGATCCTAGTCTATATCAAGGAGGAGGAGGAGTACGAGGACGCTCAGGCGAACTTTCTCGAAGAGGTTCAGAACTTCAAGATGGGTTACTTCAGGCGTCCCAAGTTCAAGTCTGCGGAAGAATTGAAACCTCAGATACGTGCTGACGTAAGATATTGGATTTGCATGAAAATCGCCGAGTCGTTCGATAAGGATAAAAAGATCCAGATTTTGACAGCTGAAAACGCATACTTGAATGAGGCTTTGGAAGTGTACAAGCGAACTACCTAA
- a CDS encoding tetratricopeptide repeat protein, which produces MMEPEVKERIQEAAAKLSKGDVVEAYGLLQIALNQARSDNNRNGEAAALHFMGMASVDLGRIEEASSLYQKALSIRRELNDRPSEAATLNQLGIALFYQNHIDEALRCLKDALQIADETGDELGQAASAHQLGVVYQKLGKIQEAKEFFERALSIAERRKDQQIKASALHQLGIIQQQRGDHKRAEESFKKTLAIQEGIGDQIGQAAAMHQLGTIDQEQGRLNDAARWFGRALEIAEQLGNLRGQSVTLYNLGSLLVTKGELDQAMSHLRASMDIAERLNDQMMVAKALNQMGHIYLGKSELDKAEQSFRNSLEVFERFAGPRSKDTAMAINNVGAVLSLQGRAGEAEPLMLQSAEVSHEIDDFDGETRYLMNLARLKFQQEAFEEAIRFLKRALAPAGNLDDPGALGSVYTALTAAYLRLHRTDEAKEALKNSIPMLERANSDNLAKAKALLKQLEESTDSR; this is translated from the coding sequence ATGATGGAACCCGAAGTCAAAGAACGTATTCAGGAAGCAGCCGCCAAACTATCGAAGGGCGATGTTGTCGAAGCCTACGGACTGCTCCAGATTGCCCTGAACCAAGCCCGATCTGACAATAACCGAAATGGGGAAGCGGCGGCGTTGCACTTCATGGGAATGGCGTCAGTGGACCTTGGGCGTATTGAAGAGGCTTCTTCGCTTTACCAGAAAGCACTCAGTATTAGGAGGGAACTCAATGATCGGCCAAGTGAGGCTGCAACCCTAAATCAACTGGGCATAGCCCTGTTCTATCAGAATCATATTGATGAGGCCCTGAGATGTCTTAAAGACGCGCTGCAGATCGCAGATGAGACGGGTGACGAGCTTGGTCAGGCTGCCTCAGCTCACCAGCTCGGCGTTGTGTATCAGAAGCTTGGTAAAATCCAAGAGGCCAAGGAGTTCTTTGAAAGAGCTCTCTCAATTGCCGAACGCAGAAAGGACCAGCAAATAAAGGCGAGTGCCTTGCATCAATTGGGGATCATTCAACAGCAACGTGGCGACCATAAGCGCGCCGAAGAGTCTTTCAAGAAGACATTGGCGATTCAAGAAGGTATTGGTGATCAGATAGGACAGGCTGCTGCGATGCACCAGCTCGGCACGATTGATCAGGAACAAGGACGGCTTAATGACGCTGCTAGATGGTTCGGTAGGGCTCTCGAGATTGCAGAGCAGTTGGGTAATCTCCGAGGGCAATCAGTCACTCTCTACAATTTGGGAAGTCTCCTCGTAACAAAAGGCGAGCTGGACCAAGCCATGAGTCATTTGAGAGCCAGTATGGATATCGCTGAGCGGCTCAACGACCAAATGATGGTCGCCAAGGCTCTAAACCAGATGGGGCATATTTACCTCGGAAAGAGTGAGCTGGATAAGGCAGAACAGTCATTCAGAAACAGCCTTGAGGTCTTTGAGCGTTTTGCCGGCCCGAGGAGTAAGGACACTGCGATGGCGATTAACAACGTTGGGGCCGTACTATCGCTTCAGGGCCGAGCGGGCGAGGCTGAGCCGTTGATGTTGCAGTCTGCGGAAGTATCACACGAGATTGATGACTTCGACGGGGAAACGCGATATCTAATGAATCTAGCCAGATTGAAATTTCAACAGGAGGCTTTTGAGGAGGCGATTCGCTTTCTGAAGCGAGCCCTGGCGCCGGCTGGAAATCTGGATGATCCCGGTGCACTTGGCAGTGTATATACGGCACTGACCGCTGCATACCTGCGTTTGCATAGGACTGATGAAGCCAAAGAGGCATTAAAGAACTCAATTCCGATGTTGGAGAGAGCCAATTCAGACAATCTTGCGAAAGCAAAAGCCTTGCTGAAGCAACTCGAGGAATCCACAGACTCACGCTAG